Proteins encoded in a region of the Sugiyamaella lignohabitans strain CBS 10342 chromosome B, complete sequence genome:
- the DPS1 gene encoding aspartate--tRNA ligase DPS1 (Aspartyl-tRNA synthetase, primarily cytoplasmic; homodimeric enzyme that catalyzes the specific aspartylation of tRNA(Asp); class II aminoacyl tRNA synthetase; binding to its own mRNA may confer autoregulation; shares five highly conserved amino acids with human that when mutated cause leukoencephalopathy characterized by hypomyelination with brain stem and spinal cord involvement and leg spasticity (HBSL); GO_component: GO:0005737 - cytoplasm [Evidence IEA,IEA,IEA]; GO_component: GO:0005737 - cytoplasm [Evidence IDA] [PMID 16113655]; GO_component: GO:0005634 - nucleus [Evidence IDA] [PMID 16113655]; GO_function: GO:0005524 - ATP binding [Evidence IEA,IEA]; GO_function: GO:0003723 - RNA binding [Evidence IDA] [PMID 12888345]; GO_function: GO:0004812 - aminoacyl-tRNA ligase activity [Evidence IEA,IEA]; GO_function: GO:0004815 - aspartate-tRNA ligase activity [Evidence IEA,IEA]; GO_function: GO:0004815 - aspartate-tRNA ligase activity [Evidence IDA] [PMID 8263943]; GO_function: GO:0016874 - ligase activity [Evidence IEA]; GO_function: GO:0003676 - nucleic acid binding [Evidence IEA]; GO_function: GO:0000166 - nucleotide binding [Evidence IEA,IEA]; GO_process: GO:0006422 - aspartyl-tRNA aminoacylation [Evidence IEA]; GO_process: GO:0006422 - aspartyl-tRNA aminoacylation [Evidence IDA] [PMID 8263943]; GO_process: GO:0006418 - tRNA aminoacylation for protein translation [Evidence IEA]; GO_process: GO:0006412 - translation [Evidence IEA]) produces MSEEIVKKTEELKIEEGSAAAAGAPAGEVVLGADGKPLSKSALKKLEKERAKEEKKRQIAERLAAEKAAREASEVDYSKEFYGKQPLNQSGEKTGEQRVQISNIDKSWAGKEVIFRARVHNSRMQSSKMCFMSLRQQDAVIQALLVVDSDTISKQMVKWAGSINLESIVVVYGKVEASPEEISSATVKDAEIKITKIFTIAETPAQLPILIEDASRSEAEAKEVGLPYVNLDTRLDARVIDLRTATNQAIFKISSGVCELFREFLIKKGFVEIHTPKIIPAASEGGANVFKVNYFKGEAFLAQSPQLYKQMLIAADFEKVFEIAPVFRAENSNTHRHMTEFVGLDLEMAFEEHYDEVIDVLVEMFMFIFTELKNRYAKEIALVRKQYPVEEFKLPKDGKMVRLHFKEGIQLLREVGGVDVPDLEDLSTEHEKLLGKIVREKYDTDFYILDKFPLAVRPFYTMPDAADSNYSNSYDFFMRGEEILSGAQRIHDANFLKTRMAAHEVDSNTVKDYVDAFSYGAPPHAGGGIGLERVVMFFLDLKNIRRASLFPRDPKRVRP; encoded by the coding sequence ATGTCGGAGGAAATTGTTAAGAAAACTGAAGAGTTGAAGATTGAGGAAGgttctgccgctgccgctggtgctcctgctggTGAGGTTGTTTTGGGCGCTGATGGCAAGCCTTTGAGCAAGAGtgctttgaagaagctcGAGAAGGAGAGAGCTaaggaggagaagaagagacagaTTGCTGAGCGATTGGCCgctgaaaaggctgctCGTGAAGCCAGTGAAGTTGATTACTCGAAGGAGTTTTATGGTAAACAGCCTTTGAACCAGTCGGGTGAAAAGACTGGTGAACAGAGAGTCCAGATCAGCAACATTGATAAGTCATGGGCTGGTAAAGAGGTTATTTTCAGAGCCAGAGTACACAATTCTCGTATGCAGAGTAGTAAGATGTGTTTTATGTCGCTACGTCAACAGGATGCTGTTATTCAGGCTCTGTTGGTAGTTGATTCGGACACGATCTCCAAACAAATGGTCAAGTGGGCTGGATCCATCAACCTTGAGTCAATTGTCGTTGTTTATGGTAAGGTCGAGGCATCTCCCGAGGAAATCAGTTCGGCCACTGTTAAGGACGCTGAGATCAAAATCACTAAGATTTTCACCATTGCTGAAACTCCTGCTCAATTGCCTATTTTGATTGAGGATGCTAGCAGATCAGAGGCTGAGGCCAAGGAGGTCGGTTTGCCCTATGTTAACCTCGACACCCGTTTGGATGCCCGTGTTATTGACTTGAGAACCGCTACCAACCAAgctattttcaaaatctcGTCTGGTGTGTGTGAATTGTTCCGTGAATTCCTGATAAAGAAGGGATTCGTAGAGATCCACACCCCCAAGATCattcctgctgcttctgaggGTGGTGCTAATGTTTTTAAGGTCAATTACTTTAAAGGAGAAGCTTTCCTTGCTCAATCCCCTCAATTATACAAGCAAATGTTGATTGCCGCTGATTTCGAAAAGGTGTTTGAGATTGCTCCTGTGTTTAGAGCTGAAAACTCCAATACCCACCGTCATATGACTGAATTTGTGGGTCTTGATTTGGAAATGGCTTTTGAGGAGCACTATGATGAGGTCATTGATGTGTTGGTAGAGATGTTTATGTTCATTTTCACCGAACTCAAGAATCGTTATGCCAAGGAAATCGCTCTTGTTCGTAAGCAATACCCTGTTGAAGAATTCAAGCTGCCCAAGGACGGCAAGATGGTCCGTCTTCACTTTAAAGAAGGTATTCAGCTTTTGCGTGAGGTCGGTGGTGTTGACGTTCCTGATCTCGAAGACTTGTCTACCGAACACGAGAAGCTTCTTGGTAAGATTGTGCGTGAGAAGTACGACACTGATTTCTATATCCTTGACAAGTTCCCATTGGCTGTCCGACCATTCTACACCATgcctgatgctgctgattccAACTACTCCAACTCGTATGACTTTTTCATGAGAGGTGAAGAAATTTTGTCGGGAGCTCAACGTATTCACGACGCCAACTTCCTTAAGACCCGTATGGCCGCCCATGAGGTCGACTCTAACACTGTCAAGGATTACGTTGACGCCTTTTCTTACGGTGCTCCACCTCACGCCGGTGGTGGTATCGGTTTGGAGCGTGTGGTCATGTTCTTCCTCGACCTTAAGAACATCCGTCGTGCATCGCTCTTCCCTCGTGATCCTAAGCGTGTAAGACCATAG